The DNA segment ATCAAGGAGCCGTCCTTCTTCTTTGCAACGATCTTTGTCAGCATGGTTCCCTCCGCATTTCGTTATAGTCCTTGTATGTAAAGATTAGTATATGCAGGCTTTCAATTCAAGCAGAAACTGCCCTGATGAATCTTTAAAAAAACAGGGCGACATGGTAGAGTATAGCTGATTTTCTGATAAGGAGTTACGAAACGTGCAAAGAATCCCATTGACACCAGACGGATACCGGAAGCTGCAGGCCGAGCTTGAGCGCCTGATGAAAGTAGAGAGGCCGCAGAATATACAGGCCATAGCAGAGGCGCGCGCGCATGGCGATCTCTCTGAAAATGCCGAATATCATGCGGCAAAAGAGCAGCAGTCGTTCATTGCAGGAAGGATACAGGAGCTGCAGGGCAAGATTGCCATGGCCCAGGTGATTGACCCTGCGACCATAAAGCAGTCGAAGGTCGCGTTTGGGGCAAAGGTAAAGGTCCTTGA comes from the Nitrospirota bacterium genome and includes:
- the greA gene encoding transcription elongation factor GreA, whose amino-acid sequence is MQRIPLTPDGYRKLQAELERLMKVERPQNIQAIAEARAHGDLSENAEYHAAKEQQSFIAGRIQELQGKIAMAQVIDPATIKQSKVAFGAKVKVLDVDADVEYIFILVGPEEADVKLGKISLSSPVGKALIGKDVGDTVTIKVPARTIEYEILEITFE